From the Garra rufa chromosome 23, GarRuf1.0, whole genome shotgun sequence genome, the window atacgtgagataatttaaaaaatatactttggtgaactcgtcctgggttttcaacccatactcaataaaatcagtgcagtacaattctccagactctcttagtcaataattatcaaaaaaatgttgaagatttgcatttggacagctataacagagccatttcataatatgcttttttaaCTAGTGTAGATTTAAgtctacaaatattaaaataaaacaaaaattcacaaacctaggTAAAATTaggcatcatatgattcaaaacaagcatatgtttatggacactgggcaaaaaaaaggcaatttaatagttataaagcttaaaaacaatgcacctctatttcagtaaaattacaactatagccactagatggaagtaaaataccactaatgggcttacacatttaaatataacagtgctttgtagggtttaatggcttcatgtagttttgaatttatatgtaagtgatactaaatcactgttataacttttcaaatcacatttagccaaagtttaaaacttaatttatacagatatatcatatttgacaatttcacatgattatgattactgtgaaacatgacaatgatatatcaaatcttaaaaacacaagttttaagcatgttgtcacttatcatttattgtacagatctcttatgtgcaacaaaatatgtgtgcatctgtctgtgtctgtaatcatgcttaatgaacacaatagtttaaccatttcatttcaatgtaagtttctgtttgtgagtgtattcttcgtaatggatatgttctggtgtcagccatatatttcatgttggccaacaccctaacagttTAGAAGCCATataggccttaaatactcgaaccccgctaaatgctgcttgcagctttaattattattattattattattattattaaaaaatgattatttttgtttttcaaaaacttaTTTCATGCttcatttttatgtaatttattttatattttactttgttacattttatcttttattattattattattattattattaaaaaatgattatttttttaacttaTATTTCATGCTTCGTTtttcacaaattctttttttttatatcagaCACGATTGAAAatgattttcattttcaaaaactattttattttacattatagcTTTGtgcaatttattttatattttaccttcttatattttatttttattaattaacatgCTTCAAATGCCTCATTTTTCACAAATTCTTATTttctttatatacagtactgtgcaaaagtcttaggccactagtattttcactagctaaaatggtttaaagtcagttatttctaccttttgctgtagtgtttcaagtAGGACATATCAGTTTATGGTTCCagacattaattttgccattaattatattaattcagTGAGATTTCTGTTTGCCCAAGTAGTCTGACAAcagtcagtgctccacacagagatctgatctcatcatcatccagtctgtctggaatgacatgaagaaacagaacaaactgagacagactaaatccagaagaactgtggcaagatttctttaagaaacctacctgaaaaactataaGCAAATGTATCTACatagactaaatccagaagaactgtggcaacgtctccaagatgcttcaagaaacctacctgcaaagctacagtactgttaaaggtTTTAGGcgcttgtgtaaaaatgctgtaaaatgaggatgctgtcaaaataatgtcataaatagactTTATTTATCAgtgaacttctattaactaaattaaatcaacatttggtgtgagcattctttgtgtttaaagcagcttttgccctaggtacaTTTGCTTATattttttcaggtagctttgcggGTAGGTTTCTTGAAGTAGTCTTGCCACAGTTCTACTGGATTTAGTTCGTCTCAGTTTGTTCtatttcttcatgtcatttcagacagactggataatcatgagatcagatctctgtgtggagcactggctgttgtcagactcctagagcaaataaaaaaaaaaaacactggattattacaattaatggcaaaactaatgtttggaaatgtaaactgatattttctactgacacactacagcaaaagattaaaataactgacttaaaaaaaatttgttagtgaaaatactagtggcctaagacagtttgtatatttttattgtgattttgTGTTTTGATTAATGCTACTCTAGTTTTCATACATTCATAAGTGATTCATCTCCTCCTACTGTTGCTATGAATATATAAGTTTGTAGTGGTTTCATTTTAGTACCTTGATCTCTAATTATTTCCCGTACGCCATGGAAGAACCCTCTGTAGCGTGGCCTCAGAGAGCACTGGTCATGAATGAACTTAACCTGAAAGTAATATAAACAGGACATATTTTAATATAAGATTATATATCACAAAGGACTAGTTAAAgtgatggttcacccaaaaattaacattttgtcataattttgctCAACTTTGTTGTTCTAAACttatatgagtttctttcttatgttgaacacaaaagaagatatttaaaacaaaaatgctggTAATCAAATAATCGATGGTCCACATTGACTTCAATAGCATTCCATTCCCTTCTATAGAAGTCATTGGGGACCAAcaactggtttggaacgacatgagggtgagtaaatgatgacaaaagttaaatttttgagtgaactatccctttaagttgatGTATTCTCTTGATGTACAACTAAAACAACCAGTAACAGTCCTACCTTGACTGTTTCCATTGGACAGACTATCAACACCGCTTCTGCAATTCCCGCTCCAAGCCCACACAGCAAACTTGCTTTATTGTCAAGCCGACCTGTGGCATCCCTCATGGGGTTACTAAGAACTTCGAATGTTCCAAACCTGCCATAATTTCAAAAAGAAAAGCGTCAGCAAAAGAAACACTATTTAAGCTAAACAGTTAAAAACCAACATTTCTTACCGTACTGCAGATTTTGGGATGGATCCATAAAGCAATGAACTAAGCCCTCTGTACAGACCTCTCAACCCATGATCCTGCACTGTCAGCTTAACACAGTCacctacacaaaaaaaaatccaggttatgcattttatttcttACACATTCACACATTTTGTTTATtcatgtacagtcatggccaaaagttgagagaatgacacaaatattagttttcacaaagtttgctgctaaactgcttttagatctttgtttcagttgtttctttgatgtactgaaatatagttacaagcacttcatacgtttcaaaggcttttatcgacaattacatgacatttatgcaaagagtcagtatttgcagtgttggcccttctttttcaggacctctgcaattcgactgggcatgctctcaatcaacttctgggccaaatcctgactgatagcaacccattctttcataatcacttcttggagtttgtcagaattagtgggtttttgtttgtccacccgcctcttgaggattgaccacaagttttaagatctggggagtttccaggccatggacccaaaatttcaacgttttggtccccgaaccacttagttatcacttttgccttatggcacggtgctccatcgtgctggaaaatgcattgttcttcaccaaactgttgttggattgttggaagaagttgctgttggagggtgttttggtaccattctttattcatggctgtgtttttgggcaaaattgtgagtgagcccactcccttggatgagaagcaaccccacacatgaatggtctcaggatgctttactgttggcatgacacaggactgatggtagcgctcaccttttcttctccggacaagcctttttccagatgccccaaacaatcggaaagaggcttcatcggagaatatgactttgccccagtcctcagcagtccattcgccatactttttgcagaagatcaatctgtccctgatgttttttttggagagaagtggcttctttgctgcccttcttgacaccaggccatcttccataagtcttggcctcactgtgcgtgtagatgcgctcacacctgcctgctgccattcctgagcaagctctgcactggtggcactccgatcccgcagctgaatcctctttaggagacgatcctggcgcttgcaggactttcttggacgccctgaagccttcttaacaagaattgaacctctttccttgaagttcttgatgatcctataaattgttgatttaggtgcaatcttagtagccacaatatccttgcctgtgaagccatttttatgcaactcaatgatggctgcacgcgtttctttgcaggtcaccatggttaacaatggaagaacaatgatttcaagcatcaccctccttttaacatgtcaagtctgccattctaacccaatcagcctgacataatgatctccagccttgtgcttgtcaacattctcacctgagttaacaagacgattactgaaatgatctcagcaggtcctttaatgacagcaatgaaatgcagtggaaagtttttttcgggattaagttaattttcatggcaaagaaggactatgcaattcatctgatcactcttcataacattctggagtatatgcaaattgctattataaaaacttaagcagcaacttttccaatttccaatatttatgtaattctcaaaacttttggccacgactgtagtacaaaagttcacccaaaaagaaaaaaagctgaaaaattactccaagatgtagacgagtttgtttcttcatcaaaacagatttggagatatttagcattacatcacttgctcaccagtggatccactttagtgaatgggtgctgtcagaattagagtacaaacagctaataaaaacatcataataagcCACAAGTAACCCACcaaactccagtccatcaattaatgtcttctgaagtgaaaagctgccTTTGTACGAAACAAAACTGCTGCTTCTCACCAAAGTatcagtccataatccataatatcaCCTCCTTCAATGAAAAAGTTGTTCTCTcacattaaatttacacatttgtttagaaatgtttttatttgtaaacagtgcttgatctgtgcatattttgcTCCTGATTCAGACATATTTTGCTCCTGATTCAgtattttaaaattagtttttataaatctgttcggatgaagaaacaaacttatctacaccgtgaagggtgaatacattttcaaaaaaaactaatttttggatgaactactcCTTCAACAACAGGCATCCTCACCTATGCCTCTGTACCGTGGAGGATTTGCTCGTTCATCTAACTGTAGCTGGGTCTTCACATACTCTGTTGGAAATGTGATGCAGATCTCAATGCCTCCTGCAATGCcacctgggtaaaaataataTCTTTAGTAAATAAAGTGCATCTAAATACATTCAGTGACATCAGAGGCAATTTATGTGATTCCTATAAGCTTACAGCTGTTTAACTTCCATCAAGGACAGTCAGTTCCATACAAGGTCATTTTGTTTTAACTGTTTAACAAACTATTGCATGAACGCTGCAAACAAACATGTGTCTGTTGTTGAAATAACAAAGTTGGAATATGATAAAGCGGTtaagtttacatttacattagtaAAACACTATTTTAAGAATCCAATCCTGTATAAACTGATATCAACTGAGTCAATACATGAGATTTCTGGAAGCTACCATCTGGCTGACCAGGCAAAGACATGCGGGTCATGGACTGACAGTGAGTTTCACAGTAATGGCAGACTGTAGGGGACGCGCACGCCAGAAATTTGATCCGTAATCACGCATGACTGTTGTTGTGGCTCGCACATAACAAAACATTAGCGCTTGTGTGCTTCTAACACAAACACAATACGCATTTACCTGCGAGAATAGCCTTCCACGGATGGGTGATTTTTCTCCCTCCGATTGCTGCGGCTGCTAGATTCCTTTGGCCTGGATAAATGTTAGGAATTGGGGTAAAAGTACACGTCGAGCCCCCGCCAGCGGAGGGAATCCGGGTCATGGCTGCAGGATGCTGTAGCGGCGTGCATCCTCGCCTCAGTATCGCATCTTTGCACGGCCCTTCCGAAACAGAAAACGGTTTATACAAAGACGACATGTTTTAAAGATCTTTTACGTGTAAAGTGAAAATCTGTGTGACGACGCGCAAAATGCGTCTGCCCAATAGGACGGAGACAACACAATCACAGGAAGACCACTGCGAGGCGTGGCGGCGAcgagctcatgaatattaatataGAGGTCAGGCAGCGAACTCAATCATTGGTCGTTTTTAAacatttgattaatttattgGGTTACTCGTAATATTAATAAGGTACATTCGCCGATTCAATTGGCCCAATTACAGTACAACCACACCCACATTCTAGCAGGTTtatgttaaaaatataatatgTTTGATCAGAGAAGGTTTGCGTTTAATGTAGCAGAACGTATCTAAGGTTTTTGATTTTCTTACAATCGTACAACACTTGCGTGATATGTTGAATTCACATTGTATACAACATTTTAAATGCGTACTGATTTTAATTACTTAAATGTTTACAGCATTTGTAATACAAGCTTAGCtattcaaattaaaaacaatgtttttttgttgatttATGTCAAGTTTATCCTACAAACGAACATTTGATCTCAAACTAGCTAGTGCTATAAGTAACTGCACGGATAATTatattttagcaatagccaaaaatactttgtatgggtcaaaatgatcgatttttcttttatgctaaaatcattaggatataagatattttgtaaatttcctaccgtaaaaatatcaacactaatttttgattattaatatgcattgctaagaattttttgcaccctcagattccagattttcaaatagctgtatcaaattgtcctatcctaacaaaccatacatcaatggaaagcttattaatgtTTATGTGTtacgtataaatctcagtttcaaagaattgacccttatgactggttttgtggtccagggtcacatttattctgttggtagtttatttatttagctatcTTGCAAGCTAGCTAGAAAATTGCTAAATCATGAAAGCAAGATTGAATTGAAAACTTGAATATCaacattttctgaaaataagagaACCTCTCTTCACTGACCATTTGTTGAATGCATGAAATACTTTTGTAGTTGCTTCAGATACTGTTTATACCctcttatatgtgtgtgtgtg encodes:
- the slc25a1a gene encoding tricarboxylate transport protein A, mitochondrial, with the translated sequence MSSLYKPFSVSEGPCKDAILRRGCTPLQHPAAMTRIPSAGGGSTCTFTPIPNIYPGQRNLAAAAIGGRKITHPWKAILAGGIAGGIEICITFPTEYVKTQLQLDERANPPRYRGIGDCVKLTVQDHGLRGLYRGLSSLLYGSIPKSAVRFGTFEVLSNPMRDATGRLDNKASLLCGLGAGIAEAVLIVCPMETVKVKFIHDQCSLRPRYRGFFHGVREIIRDQGVRGTYQGLTATLLKQGSNQAIRFYVMNLLRNWYKGDDPSRDMHPLVTAMFGATAGAASVFGNTPLDVVKTRMQGLEAHRYKSTLDCAFQILKNEGPQAFYKGTVPRLGRVCLDVAIVFVLYEEVVKLLNNVWRTD